From the genome of Kaistella daneshvariae, one region includes:
- a CDS encoding DEAD/DEAH box helicase: MNFSDLNLIDPIAKALQEEGYTQPTPIQQKSIPHILQGKDLLGTAQTGTGKTAAFAIPILQNLAQKNQKNNNIKVLVLTPTRELAIQIDESFKSYGRHLRLRHLVVFGGVKQGAQETSLRRGVDILVATPGRLLDFISQGIISLKNLEVFVLDEADRMLDMGFVHDVKRIIKLLPPKRQTLFFSATFPDEINKLANSMLTNPVKVEVAPVSATADTIQQKVYFVDKNDKLELLTHILQQDIKESVLVFSRTKHGADKIARKLQSHKISAEAIHGNKSQNQRQNALTNFKSGKTRILVATDIAARGIDIDDLKYVVNFELSDVSETYVHRIGRTGRAGAEGSSISFVDGLDLLNLKNTEKLIGKKIPVEKNHPFHTDNLVVEKRDSNNKPFRPRTQPPANNSHSKKPNNKSNFTRNR, from the coding sequence TTGAATTTTTCCGACTTAAACTTAATTGATCCTATCGCAAAAGCGCTTCAGGAAGAAGGTTACACACAACCAACCCCAATTCAGCAAAAATCCATTCCACATATTTTACAAGGCAAAGATTTGCTCGGTACGGCACAAACCGGAACCGGAAAAACTGCAGCATTTGCTATTCCTATTTTGCAAAATTTAGCGCAAAAGAACCAAAAAAATAACAATATCAAAGTCCTGGTTCTTACGCCAACGCGTGAATTAGCCATTCAGATTGACGAAAGTTTCAAATCCTACGGAAGACACCTTAGATTGAGACATCTTGTGGTTTTTGGCGGAGTAAAACAAGGTGCACAGGAAACCTCACTTCGTCGTGGCGTTGATATTTTGGTTGCAACTCCCGGCAGATTGCTTGATTTTATTTCGCAGGGAATTATTTCATTAAAAAATCTTGAAGTTTTCGTTTTAGACGAGGCCGATAGAATGCTGGACATGGGTTTTGTGCACGATGTAAAGCGCATTATCAAATTGCTTCCGCCAAAAAGACAAACTTTATTTTTCTCCGCGACTTTTCCGGATGAAATTAATAAACTCGCCAATTCCATGCTGACAAACCCTGTGAAAGTGGAAGTTGCGCCGGTTTCGGCAACTGCCGACACCATTCAGCAGAAAGTATATTTTGTCGATAAAAACGACAAGCTGGAACTTTTAACGCATATTCTTCAGCAGGATATTAAGGAATCTGTTTTGGTTTTTTCGCGTACTAAACACGGCGCGGACAAAATCGCCAGAAAACTTCAAAGTCATAAAATTTCCGCGGAAGCTATTCACGGAAATAAATCACAAAACCAAAGACAAAACGCGCTCACCAACTTTAAATCCGGGAAAACCCGAATTTTGGTTGCTACCGATATTGCCGCTCGCGGAATTGATATCGATGATTTAAAATATGTTGTGAATTTTGAATTGTCCGACGTTTCAGAAACTTACGTTCACCGAATTGGTAGAACCGGAAGAGCCGGCGCAGAAGGAAGTTCAATTTCTTTTGTTGATGGTTTGGATCTTTTGAACCTGAAAAACACGGAAAAACTCATCGGTAAGAAAATTCCGGTGGAAAAAAATCATCCTTTTCACACCGATAATTTGGTGGTAGAAAAAAGAGATTCCAACAACAAACCTTTCCGTCCGAGAACGCAGCCGCCGGCGAATAACAGCCACAGCAAAAAGCCGAATAACAAAAGCAATTTTACGCGAAACAGATAG
- a CDS encoding TatD family hydrolase has product MIDTHTHLYSEEFDEDRHEMIERAIQKGVSKFYLPAINSETHEKMLSLEAEFPGQILSMMGLHPCYVKPENWEEELELVYKYLNQRKFAAIGEIGIDLYWDKTTLDVQVKAFEQQIDWAIEKDLPIVIHTRESFEETFEVLNRKKNPKLRGIFHCFSGNLEQAKQAIDLNFLLGIGGVVTFKNGRIDQFLGEIPLEKIVLETDSPYLAPVPHRGKRNESAYLDLVVGKLVNIYNKDFAEIDRVTTENAEKLFA; this is encoded by the coding sequence ATGATTGATACTCACACCCACTTATATTCCGAAGAATTCGATGAAGACCGCCACGAAATGATTGAAAGAGCAATTCAAAAAGGTGTTTCTAAATTTTATCTTCCCGCGATTAATTCTGAAACGCATGAAAAAATGCTCAGTTTAGAGGCAGAATTTCCAGGTCAAATCCTTTCGATGATGGGACTTCATCCATGTTATGTAAAACCGGAAAATTGGGAAGAAGAACTGGAGTTGGTATATAAATATTTAAACCAAAGAAAATTTGCCGCCATTGGCGAAATCGGAATCGATTTATATTGGGACAAAACCACGCTGGATGTTCAGGTTAAAGCATTTGAGCAGCAGATTGACTGGGCGATTGAAAAGGATTTACCAATTGTCATCCACACGCGCGAAAGTTTTGAGGAAACCTTTGAAGTGCTAAATCGGAAAAAAAACCCCAAATTACGCGGAATTTTTCATTGTTTTTCCGGAAATCTGGAGCAGGCAAAACAGGCAATTGACCTAAATTTCCTCCTCGGAATCGGTGGAGTTGTTACCTTTAAAAATGGAAGAATTGACCAGTTTTTGGGCGAAATTCCTTTAGAAAAAATTGTGCTTGAAACAGATTCGCCTTATCTCGCGCCGGTGCCGCACCGCGGAAAAAGAAATGAAAGTGCTTACCTCGATTTGGTGGTGGGCAAACTGGTGAATATTTACAATAAAGATTTTGCAGAAATCGACCGGGTTACCACCGAAAACGCCGAAAAGTTGTTTGCATAA